From the Papaver somniferum cultivar HN1 chromosome 2, ASM357369v1, whole genome shotgun sequence genome, the window tcacatgcatatgaaatactagaagaaatatcattcatgaaggtcggggcagaaaagcctaatgtatttgaaaccaaaggttccacaacattttcagcatagacatgttcttctaacataacattatcatcatcatcatcatagtaatatgcatacttgtccccggcaacggcgccaaaaacttggtaggcttttaaggatgtaagaaataagaataaatggatgcctacagtgataacctgcaagtgcacagggtcaaattgtagtaatgtgtgcaagacagggtcattccacagggacttggggtgtattgaagcattcctaagctagttaatctaaatgcaatgagtgacaatgacacaatgacgcaaagagagcaaaacagggacttctctttactaattcctaagCTAAACAGAGCATGAAAGAAATAATAAGTTGTGGATTAAGATGGACAGTGAAATATGGGGTTTGATTTCACCCTAGTTCATGCTATGCATTCTCTTATTGAAATGTTAAACACAACTACAGTTCTTTCCAAAGTATTAGTTGTCTttttaaggtacaactagtcaaaggcatgtgaattcagcatgaagtTGCAATGAAAACTcactcaacattcagaaaaaaaaGATACATAACAATGCTAGGGCTAATgaaactatcctaagaacaaatcataagaacaaaacataacataaacatgaacaggagcttgatataaattgtaacaatcacacactcaaattaaatacatgttggagttcagaacagctaaaattaacaatgcatttgaattgagaatcatggaattgaaaagattgataaccctcaaagctacagttcatggaaataacaaaactgaaaaaaacttaaactattctactgatgctctggttaatccaggcatagctctacaacaacacccacaagtcctatttatacccaatttacataattatggtttacaattttcccccaaattcaaaacagggcagttagggtttctgatttctcacctaattagatgggacaattgctccatatcttcgacccactcttcttctgctcttcctgctcctctccatgctttccaattacgtctatagactcacctatttcatcaatttctcacctagggtttcagggagaggtgaggtgagaaatcgatgaaatagatggctagagaaatagggtgatgatgggttttagtggttggagtggttgtgatgtttcggtggaatttggtggctggcagagacgagggtgtggtggcgatggagttggtggatctgttgcagagggatgggggagaagatagagaagaaggtggtcgatggaaaattgggtaaggtctgtttggctgatgggtataggtgttaggtgctcgggtgttgggcggttgtagcaaattggatgaacagtgaggatgagccgtgggatgtggagatgatggatcgatctaacgacgagatggaaggaagcgaggagcgaccgttggatgcggaagtacaacaaaactgacggctcaagatggagttaggtgctatagtgtgaagcaggatcttcagattttgatgcacgacgatgaggcgaccgtaggatgctgagatgatccaatctgacggctgaagatgaaggcgggtatggatattggaaatgggtttgggtgaggggtttgggccttgggtatgccaagcccatatcttctttaagaacaattcttcctcttcaagcccaattctagccttttggtcttgcgcacaacattcttcgcggcttccttgtgtgattcctcttggcttccaccacttttctgctctttttgctccgtaattcatccaaactttatttacaacctaaaaatgcaaaattaattaataaaaatatttattcttgaaaacaatgaaaatacagaatatgggataaaatgtagaattaatgcacaaaagatgagttaaatgccaagaaaaatatatagaaatatgcattttttagcactcatcaaatacccccaaacctgaattttacttgtcctcaagtaaaacaaaactaaggaaatcctacctataccactgtcgctggtctctcgaatgcatttagcatatgcactaagccttttaaaccactaagtgtccctagtggacgagtgaagtctcgtgaaggtttgcttagaacgtacctacaaagttctaggacaaaatataagctcatattccatcaaatgtgacatgtgcaagacagtttaagctcacaacaaaatggagatgtcaatctagctatcaaaggcacaatcctagcactgataacaaataaagacacgtgataagagtgtaaagtgtatctacacatgtttctagaatgacctgaagttatgactactaatcaccaagagatagtttttaggctaagaaccgaattctaagccaagctagctgtccggctttacgagaattgtgaatgttcacccaatgagttggtgatatttcagtttacccgcgttatacatcgatggctgcaccctccttgcttattacaagactatttacaacaaaaagatgactctttacatgactcttatttacattgattactctcttttatttttggaacaagagagaactattgtctttaacatgacaaaacatggaataaataaatacttgatttttttttattttgttttttgaagaaataaatttgatctttacaacatagtgacacttttgatacatgaacaaaaagaaaaacataattacatgactcttagcaagaggtggcccttatcgaatgcatccggtcaaattctatggttgcttttcttaacgtatcctccaacttctatcccagccaaccaaagaacaagctagtcaagtctcattcagtattctaaagtgattggcaatctaacttcctatcaaacaccttgaagatcgaggctatacatgtattggtagatcgtgcgtgtgcaagtttcttatcactatgtgaattgtgctagaatcagggtgcctaaatatctagactaagaatccttatgtttacatacatgcacaagagtcaacatttcaaggtaaatgagctccatttttatgatttttttatttttcaatttgtttttttttttttttcaaaaaggaaggagttctatttttcgattatagcatgttatcaaagtatctacttttcacccccaaacctaaactaaacattgtcctcaatgtttcaaaacatgaaaagaattataacatacgaagaggattatgctgagtagagaaaaaggaaagagaatacccgatttcggcgaaagcaatattagaactccgttattcaaggcaagaatccaacatatgtcagccgagatcatattggattagtaaaatatgtacaaaagaaacataagattttaagaaattttatctactggattatatacaaaaaaaattcaccatacactaataatctaaaaagttgaggatcaacccaaaagacaaagtgtagaggtttcaacagcttcatacaaatataacaggaaagacacgcaagtgaaactgtgaaacaaaatgagctacccccaaacctggatttttcaacggataaaattttggaaacaaaatctcgcagttttgggggttcatcatgtacaaggtctaactcaaagtgaactttgctagggacgggcaaacatgcatatcctaactgtggctcctcgaaagtattgtatttagatgcaaaatagtccaagaggacttgagaggcacacagttccaggcctagattaggtattctcgtgaaaattggtttgacaatattgttacaaaccaaatctaggtaggatgcaaggctatcagattgtgacttaggcaagaaagtgacatctaagtgtctcacatgcatgagatcaagagtatcaatattatcagtcacatcagcattatctaagtcacactcaagatgtgtagcatgctcatcatcacaaaaaatttgcacaagtcctaattcagaatcatggttatccgatatattcaaattatcattaacagaagcaatatattgtggcttaagtatggaatcagacacatcaactatgttttcatgcataggatcattagtgtcaacagaagatttacctaagtcatgctcttcacaggataattgcacaatatctaaatcagtatcaacatcacatgcatatgaaatactagaagaaatatcattcatgaaggtcggggcagaaaagcctaatgtatttgaaaccaaaggttccacaacattttcagcatagacatgttcttctaacataacattatcatcatcatcatcatagtaatatgcatacttgtccccggcaacggcgccaaaaacttggtaggcttttaaggatgtaagaaataagaataaatggatgcctacagtgataacctgcaagtgcacagggtcaaattgtagtaatgtgtgcaagacagggtcattccacagggacttggggtgtattgaagcattcctaagctagttaatctaaatgcaatgagtgacaatgacacaatgacgcaaagagagcaaaacagggacttctctttactaattcctaagCTAAACAGAGCATGAAAGAAATAATAAGTTGTGGATTAAGATGGACAGTGAAATATGGGGTTTGATTTCACCCTAGTTCATGCTATGCATTCTCTTATTGAAATGTTAAACACAACTACAGTTCTTTCCAAAGTATTAGTTGTCTttttaaggtacaactagtcaaaggcatgtgaattcagcatgaagtTGCAATGAAAACTcactcaacattcagaaaaaaaaGATACATAACAATGCTAGGGCTAATgaaactatcctaagaacaaatcataagaacaaaacataacataaacatgaacaggagcttgatataaattgtaacaatcacacactcaaattaaatacatgttggagttcagaacagctaaaattaacaatgcatttgaattgagaatcatggaattgaaaagattgataaccctcaaagctacagttcatggaaataacaaaactgaaaaaaacttaaactattctactgatgctctggttaatccaggcatagctctacaacaacacccacaagtcctatttatacccaatttacataattatggtttacaattttcccccaaattcaaaacagggcagttagggtttctgatttctcacctaattagatgggacaattgctccatatcttcgacccactcttcttctgctcttcctgctcctctccatgctttccaattacgtctatagactcacctatttcatcaatttctcacctagggtttcagggagaggtgaggtgagaaatcgatgaaatagatggctagagaaatagggtgatgatgggttttagtggttggagtggttgtgatgtttcggtggaatttggtggctggcagagacgagggtgtggtggcgatggagttggtggatctgttgcagagggatgggggagaagatagagaagaaggtggtcgatggaaaattgggtaaggtctgtttggctgatgggtataggtgttaggtgctcgggtgttgggcggttgtagcaaattggatgaacagtgaggatgagccgtgggatgtggagatgatggatcgatctaacgacgagatggaaggaagcgaggagcgaccgttggatgcggaagtacaacgaaactgacggctcaagatggagttaggtgctatagtgtgaagcaggatcttcagattttgatgcacgacgatgaggcgaccgtaggatgctgagatgatccaatctgacggctgaagatgaaggcgggtatggatattggaaatgggtttgggtgaggggtttgggccttgggtatgccaagcccatatcttctttaagaacaattcttcctcttcaagcccaattctagccttttggtcttgcgcacaacattcttcgcggcttccttgtgtgattcctcttggcttccaccacttttctgctctttttgctccgtaattcatccaaactttatttacaacctaaaaatgcaaaattaattaataaaaatatttattcttgaaaacaatgaaaatacagaatatgggataaaatgtaaaattaatgcacaaaagatgagttaaatgccaagaaaaatatatagaaatatgcactttttagcactcatcacaaatCATGTTGTGGTTCTCTGAACGTAGGGACCTAGCTAAGCAAGATACATATGCTTTGAGTGACTTTGCTAAAAAAACAATTAGATATCGGTGGGGTTTGGCGCATTCCTTTAGTGTCAAGAAAATATGTGATGGTAAATTCCAAGTGGATGAGGGAGTTAATACTGATCAACATTATGTGAATCTGGAGCAGAAGTCTTGCACTTGCAAGGTCTTTAACTTTGAGCATTTTCCATGTCCACATGCCATTGCAGTAGTTATCACCATGAAGATTAATGTTATTCTGTTGTGTGCAGATTACTATTCAAGATATAGATGGATGTCAATGTATGCTCCTGTGATAAACCGAGTACTGAGTCAAGAACGCTGGGTTGTGCCATAGAATGGGCTCATAGTGTTTCCTCCATACAGAGCAGCGCCAGAAAAGGGTCGTCGAAAAAGGAAGCGATATCTCTCTATTGGTGAAAAAGAAGGCAACAGTCGGAAAAAAAGGCCCTGCAGTAACTGCCATGAGCCATGTCATTATGTTAAAACTTGTCCTGAATTGTGAAACCAGTATATTTCCAAGCAGTACTTTTCATCCGTCGTATGTTTGTTTTAACTGTGTTTTAAAATTCAGTGTCGtggaaaattttccaaaaataaattatgGACTCCTAGCAGAATCAATGTTTTTTTTTCCGGATTTggaccaatatggttgagtctcTTAATGGCTAATTTTTCAAACTTATATATCTTTATATAAACTCTATAAAAAGAGGTGGGTTATCTAGAGTTTCTAATCCCGGCATATGCCAGCGCAGGTTATTTGGGAATATACACAACGCTTTTGCACAACACCAATATTGTAGGTATTTTGAGTCTTGTCAATTTGACTTTATTTCATTGAGGTACAGGTACAAATTGAGGGAGAAAAAGAAAGGTATAAGAATGAATTTCTCTTCTAGACGTCTGCTCTAACTTTATTACAATTTCATAACTAATTCTCTaagaaaaataattcaaaaaccaaattcattTTCTCCTGCTTTTGTAAATCTTTATCGTTTTCATCATTTTTGCCGTCATTTTATTATCGTCAATTGACAATCAACAATTTGAGAGAGCAAACAGTAAATAAGATTTTTTAAATGGGAAAAAAACTGGACAAAAAATTCGAAAGAAATTGAACGCGATTCAGATGCAAATCTAGTGTGCAGATATTATCCACAGTAAATTTATGTTACAACTAATAGTGAAGTCCTGTTCAAAAGCAAAACCGAAATCCACCACCAGTTACCGTCGTCTAGCCCATTTAGGTATGTGGTTAACCTGCTTCTCTATCAGTGTCTTCTGAGATCCATCTTCCTGGATTTTCTCATTGGATTCATAAACAATTTTTATCACATTAGTTTCGcattctttattttcttctccaTGAGTGAATGCATCTTCTTTAGATGGGAAATCGGGATGGTCTTGTACATCCATTACCATCTTACTTCCAATATTTGCAACCTCCTCGAAGTCATATCCAAAATCAGAAACATTACCAACTTTTTTTGGTACTAAACCACCACCagtttctttttcagattcatcattctcttcttttttctcttcttctttcttctcttcttctttctcctttatATCAGCGTTGCAAAGACCACTTTTTTCTCCTCTGTGAAGATCAGGTTGTTCTTTAAATACTGAACTAGCAACAGCTTCTTTCTGCTTATCGGTACTTGCTAGTTTGCTTTTCTTGTCAAAAATTGCTTCCAATATTTGTACGGACTTATTACACAAGTCTGACTCTTGCTTATCTTTGTTCTTCATGTTTTGTAGATGatcttttgatttttcttcaatGAAATTTACTAGCTCTGAATATTTACTGAGTAATTCAAAATAACCCCCCTGCCACattatgtttcttttttcttcatctAGGTAAGGTGTTACCAACGTCCGCGACATCTGcacataaaaatatttttgtgaATAATCAAGTGCAGAATATTTTTGCGAACAAATCACGTGTACAATAACTGGTGCACATTGTATAACTGTTATAAATGTTATACATACCTGTTTCATTGCTCCACCCACATCATCTTCAATTGTAGTAATAATATTGGCCACCGACCACTTCGCCATCCTTGGAAATCCAGTGTAGTCTGGTTTTATAAAATTACAGTGTTCAGCAAACAAATAATGCAGAAGAAGCAGTTTGGGTTAGAATTTTGCTTCATTTATTTTAAGTAATATAAAGGACAGCATAAGGTTGAGGAAACTTACCAACAAATACATCCCACATCCAGAAACGTCCCCGGGTGAATCGATGTGACCTATTATGCTTTGCATGAGATAAGAGTGTATAAGATCTGGCCAGCAGGTTCTATTCATTTTGTGCAATGTCTTAAAGTATCCACCAAACTGTTTATAACTCAAGGACCCATTTAGTTAAGTGAAGAAAACTGTTAAGCACAAGTAAAGAGTAAATAATTTTGCCAAATCTTCTGCATCTTTTTCAGTTTGTTCTCCTGGGTTGACTCGCATTACATGTAGAATGAACTTCTCTATTAACGATTTCTACATCTGAGAATCATCTTTGTCACCTGGTATCAAAGCTTACATCCTATCTACCACTGAATCAGACACTATTTCAGAAGGCGTTTGTAATTATCTACTTGAATCGATTCCAAAGTCCACAATTTTCTATCCAAAAaaacaagctaatttttcagaTGAGCTTTTTACAATCACAAGATTGTTTTCTGAATCGTGAAAAACAAAAGCACGTTCTTCGTCAACATCAGAGTTGTACCTTGTCACTATTTTCATTATGGCATCATTAATCCCCCACCAATCTTCTTTATTGGTTCTTcttccaaaaataattttttttagtacATTCCAAAATGGGCTATCCATAAGCTTCTCTAACTGCAGTTTAGTGAACCACACTAATCTTTCATCttgctttctttttttattttcttgctttcTGATTTCTTCATCcttctcaaaatatttattcacaaAGTAACATATGCCACTAAAACTGCACCTATATCTTATTTTTTCTGTTGAATCCGATTTGGCTACAAAAACAAGAGAAGCACAAATTAATGATTCTTACAAAGTCATACAGTACCCAAATTCATATAGAACTAGTACTTTTCTGGCTGTTTCTTGTTCTGATCAAACAATACCCAAATTCGTACAAAGTCATACAAAATCATGGATGAAATCATACATGCATACCTATTAACAAACCTATTGCATAATAAGCATTACAAATCTAGTAAaaaattaagttgtaatcctttaAATTGAAACAGAAATCAAGGAAATGAATATCATATAATAGTACCTTTCTTCACAGTAATGGGGGTTGAATCTTCTTCGTTTTCATGTTCTTTTCGTTTCTTCTTATCCTGtgatccaatatttcgcttggctACAGAAAACGCAAGGAgcacaaatcaaatcaaaatatatattttgtacacaGACTTCAAGCAATACAAAACTAATAGAAACCTAGGTTGTAATCCtttaaattgaaaaagaaatcaTGGAATTAGAAATCAAATCTAGTAAAAAAATCTAGTTGTAATCCTTCAAATTCAAATAGAAATCAAGGAAGTAGAAATAGTAGTACCTTTTTTACTGTGCTAGCGGTTGAATCTTCATGTTCTATTTCTTTTCGTTTCTTCGTTGGCTTTTCATATTCTGGTTGTTCTGTTTCTTTGGGTTTCTTCGAAACTAGTTTCTTTCGTACCGGTGCCGCTTTTATTAATAGTGTTTCCTCTTGTTGCTCGTTCACCATTAtttgttctttgattttctgCTTTCTCTCTCTTACTCTCCTCTGAAAGCGAAATCCTGTAAAAGTTTCTAAAGTGACCGTGACTGTAAATCTTATCTTTATTACTTTTGACTAGGTCAACTTGGTCTCGTTCATTTACAAACttaagagagagagaaaataagaGGCGTAGAATTCGAACCTTTGGACAGACGACTTCAGCTTTGACCAAGTCAAGGGGAGATAAAACCTTGACACGAGAAATGTGTATATTAACAAAATGCATACACAAGCTTTTGCAGGTGGGAAATGGTACATAAAATACTGACTAAGAAAAGGAAATTTTATAAAATGTATATCTATTTGAATAACAGGTTCTTGAGAGAaacctaaacaaaaaaaaatctcttaggaatataagaaataaaaacgACTGGTATTAATGGCAGAGAAGCTCTTCTTTCACCTCGTGCATCCTGATATGATACCATAATAAAGATTACCCTTCGTAGTTCGCTCACAAGGTCCAAAACATACTCTGGAGCATCTCTTAAGGGCAACTGCCTACCTTCCCATGCGTAGGCTCCACCGGTGGGTCCAGCTAGGGACTGGTATAGATACAGCTCAGCTACCTTCTGATTGTCATCAAGTTTTTCCTGATTTTCATTCATGATTTCCACATTAAACTTTGGCATGTTTTTTGCAAGACTTTTGCAGCCTCCAAGAGTAACATCGGAAGATGGCATCCAAAGGTATCTCATTGCTTCATACTTTACCATGTTTTTCAGAAGCACCGTATCACCAAACTGGCTATCCTTGATTTCCAACTTGTTGACTTTATTGCACCCGTTCAACACATGAAGCACTCCTTTATCACCGTCGCCGGCGAAGGCGACAGAAAGAACCACTTGTCATGAAGTAAACCCAAGAACAAGGAAACCAAACAAGCCCAATAGAAAAAAAGAATAGAGTTTGCCTAATAACTTGTACATGAGAATTGATAAGACATTAATTGGATGAGAAAACTTGAACTATCGTTTAATTGGTAAGCTCTTTCACTTTCTTCACCAATCTTATAATATTTAGCTACAAAAAAGGCCACATATTTTGAACGAGAAGAGAACCACTCGTCATGAAGAGCTATTGAGGAATGTTTAATCTTCGCACATTTCACATTATaac encodes:
- the LOC113348142 gene encoding uncharacterized protein LOC113348142 gives rise to the protein MWDVFVDYTGFPRMAKWSVANIITTIEDDVGGAMKQMSRTLVTPYLDEEKRNIMWQGGYFELLSKYSELVNFIEEKSKDHLQNMKNKDKQESDLCNKSVQILEAIFDKKSKLASTDKQKEAVASSVFKEQPDLHRGEKSGLCNADIKEKEEEKKEEEKKEENDESEKETGGGLVPKKVGNVSDFGYDFEEVANIGSKMVMDVQDHPDFPSKEDAFTHGEENKECETNVIKIVYESNEKIQEDGSQKTLIEKQVNHIPKWARRR